A genomic segment from Helicobacter sp. NHP19-012 encodes:
- a CDS encoding ABC transporter permease, which produces MVKFALVLGGFFLIFCLPLFAPFAPNEVHLEALKLPPSAMHWLGTDFLGRDEFSRLLVGLRNSVFVGLVSGLLALAISLAFAFGVLFAPKWGRVGLLGFLDGFLALPNLLLILLFSAFSQRGLGLLGLGGLLSLFLWPQMAKVLADSFREIATREFVANERALGASNLEIAFYEILPLAKNSVFVLLANTCAHAISAEALLSFFGLGLKVGEASLGNMLNEATQAIFTGVWWLVLIPGVAVFVVVFALAWAGERSRA; this is translated from the coding sequence ATGGTGAAGTTTGCGCTGGTGTTGGGGGGCTTTTTCTTGATCTTTTGCCTGCCCCTTTTTGCCCCCTTTGCACCTAATGAAGTGCATTTAGAGGCCCTCAAACTGCCCCCAAGTGCCATGCATTGGCTAGGCACAGATTTTTTAGGCAGGGATGAGTTTTCAAGGCTCTTGGTGGGCTTAAGAAACTCGGTCTTTGTGGGGCTTGTGAGTGGGCTGTTAGCGCTTGCCATAAGTTTAGCTTTTGCCTTTGGGGTGTTGTTTGCGCCTAAGTGGGGGCGGGTGGGGCTTTTGGGATTTTTAGATGGCTTTTTAGCCCTGCCCAATTTATTGTTGATTTTGCTTTTTAGTGCGTTTAGCCAACGGGGGTTGGGGCTTTTGGGACTAGGCGGACTACTATCACTTTTTTTATGGCCACAAATGGCAAAGGTGCTCGCCGATAGCTTTAGAGAAATTGCCACAAGGGAGTTTGTCGCCAATGAGCGCGCACTTGGGGCTAGCAATTTAGAAATCGCCTTTTATGAGATCTTGCCTCTAGCTAAAAACAGCGTGTTTGTGCTCTTGGCCAACACTTGCGCGCATGCCATCAGCGCTGAAGCCCTGCTTAGCTTCTTTGGGCTAGGGCTTAAAGTGGGCGAGGCAAGCCTTGGCAACATGCTAAACGAGGCAACGCAGGCGATTTTTACGGGGGTGTGGTGGCTGGTGCTCATACCCGGGGTGGCGGTGTTTGTGGTGGTCTTTGCTTTGGCGTGGGCAGGGGAGCGCTCGCGTGCTTAG
- a CDS encoding ATP-binding cassette domain-containing protein, giving the protein MLSVQDLSVLSPSGAVLQNISFSTTRHLAILGVSGSGKSTLAKAFCGLLPPTFKMHYGALTLSAQAGYVFQDCIACFYPYLKIKDTFDMVLKERANQAKDLLASLNVPLKAWSSYPYELSRGMASRVQIALNLALKKEILFLDEVTSSLDRENTQGVVDLLLSLPVQRVVITHDEEVALKLCDEVLVLDGGRGMYFGEMGGYLCS; this is encoded by the coding sequence GTGCTTAGCGTGCAGGATTTGAGCGTGCTTAGCCCTAGTGGGGCGGTTTTACAAAATATCAGCTTTAGCACCACAAGGCATTTAGCCATTTTGGGCGTGAGCGGGAGCGGGAAGAGCACGCTGGCTAAGGCGTTTTGTGGGTTGTTGCCGCCTACTTTTAAGATGCATTATGGCGCACTCACTTTAAGCGCACAGGCGGGCTATGTGTTTCAAGACTGCATTGCCTGCTTTTACCCCTACCTTAAAATCAAGGACACCTTTGACATGGTGTTAAAAGAGCGTGCAAACCAAGCCAAGGATTTGTTGGCAAGTTTAAATGTCCCCTTAAAGGCGTGGAGCTCTTACCCTTATGAGCTCAGCCGTGGGATGGCAAGTCGGGTACAAATCGCGCTGAATTTAGCCCTAAAGAAAGAGATTTTATTTTTAGATGAGGTTACGAGCTCTTTAGATAGAGAAAACACGCAAGGCGTGGTGGATTTGCTTTTGAGTCTGCCCGTGCAAAGGGTCGTCATCACACATGATGAGGAAGTGGCACTGAAGCTCTGCGATGAGGTGCTAGTGCTTGATGGGGGGCGGGGGATGTATTTTGGAGAAATGGGGGGGTATTTATGCTCTTAG
- a CDS encoding dipeptide/oligopeptide/nickel ABC transporter ATP-binding protein — MLLEVLELSKSYGTQKVLERVNFGLKRGELVALMGPSGCGKSTLAKCIARLEPFSGGQVLYEQQDILQMEQKPFRQALQYVFQDQLNALNPAKKVRDLLGSVCRRFQTHALLNEALEFAKLSPKLLGRYPRELSGGERQRLGIARAMLVCPEILLLDETTSALDKKLKHEVMQVARTYQQEKQTTILFITHDQALAKEYCERVMQLKGGHLL, encoded by the coding sequence ATGCTCTTAGAGGTGCTGGAGTTGTCTAAGTCCTATGGGACGCAAAAGGTGCTAGAGAGGGTGAACTTTGGCTTAAAGAGGGGGGAATTGGTGGCGTTGATGGGGCCTAGTGGATGTGGTAAAAGCACGCTGGCTAAGTGCATTGCCCGCCTAGAGCCTTTTAGCGGTGGGCAGGTCTTATACGAGCAGCAAGACATTTTACAAATGGAGCAAAAACCCTTTAGGCAGGCGTTGCAATATGTTTTTCAAGACCAATTAAATGCCCTAAACCCCGCTAAAAAGGTGCGGGATTTATTAGGCAGCGTGTGTCGGCGTTTTCAAACCCACGCCTTGTTAAACGAGGCTTTGGAGTTTGCGAAACTCAGCCCCAAGCTTTTAGGGCGTTATCCAAGGGAGCTTAGCGGAGGGGAGAGACAAAGACTTGGCATTGCGCGGGCGATGCTAGTTTGCCCTGAGATTTTATTATTAGATGAAACCACAAGTGCTCTAGATAAAAAACTCAAACATGAAGTCATGCAAGTGGCACGCACCTACCAACAAGAGAAGCAAACCACGATTCTTTTTATCACCCACGACCAAGCTTTAGCTAAGGAATATTGTGAAAGAGTGATGCAACTTAAAGGAGGACATTTGCTTTAG